From one Candidatus Thermoplasmatota archaeon genomic stretch:
- the ccsA gene encoding cytochrome c biogenesis protein CcsA — protein MHVGDVLLWAAFAVGILAVIITLLRLFLKPDLDSRISWILSLTAFGFVSASFFLLMYSFLASDMTIQYVHSYSATDHEWFYKLAGVWAGGKGSIFLWAFFASLFVLIQVTIRNFRPKEKRSSERFQDWLFLTESALLVTFVFIVLRLEMFAPTPHLNLIAAPDGFGLNPLLQTPLMVIHPPIVFAAYAFSGILFAASIAVLASNDKRWTFDALTFGRASWLFITLGIIIGAIWAYTVLGWGGYWGWDPVETANLIPWIALTAFLHATFMNRRKGSYGNLAPLLGIVSFSLVLFTTFETRSGYVESVHSFAGGGGQVPVNPADKLIYVLEASPESAYFLSVLLFALLIGLIFYLWRFLRTERGQKDSRFVGYAYMLVFAALLIPIALDVAGFLSVVFDVSRALGLGNLLLGLGILLFLLVGGPFIWVVMTSEGEVEREKKPIFSADSWMMVTVLVLSVWFVATFLLMMQGINSLRPESFESRLPLVIVPLGAILILCLSWGHVSPGFSFYVVGLIVAATVFGFVVFANPYFFVYIPISLGILATAGYKIVKVSSKKDTSRNAKLAGLFLIFASILGMVMWGSGPSRIWLGPASFETSLPLLIGGFMASVVPFIAGISTLRGGDIRLAIAGGILGILSIGFLAGTVLSAIALALIFIESKGFSRSASWSKAVRRPLMTAGAHLIHVGAALLIIGYATSTFLPSMHGDEILLAGQTLEMPEGYGFEIVESRGFDADLNQRYETVEVILRLSDSSGEIAPVTLTMVWRTTDPTGSGTYTSDVFVHSEHTVDVYFIVIGFFTMNDGWINVNTQKNITEKFSSSSVSAIRIAVEFVPLVGLVWSGTWIMATGIVTRVGSDRWPTKDRKVTEEEPPLREDSEYEDMLERELLTLEDG, from the coding sequence ATGCATGTCGGCGATGTTCTACTATGGGCAGCCTTCGCGGTTGGGATTCTTGCGGTGATTATCACACTGCTCAGGCTCTTTCTGAAGCCGGACTTGGATTCCAGGATCTCTTGGATCCTCTCACTGACCGCCTTCGGTTTCGTCTCCGCTTCGTTCTTCCTTCTGATGTACAGCTTCCTCGCGTCGGACATGACCATCCAATACGTGCATTCGTACTCAGCGACAGATCACGAGTGGTTCTACAAACTCGCGGGGGTCTGGGCAGGTGGCAAGGGGTCCATATTCCTTTGGGCGTTCTTCGCCTCCCTGTTCGTTCTCATTCAAGTGACCATACGGAACTTCAGACCGAAGGAGAAGCGTTCATCGGAGAGGTTCCAGGACTGGCTGTTCCTCACAGAGAGCGCCTTGCTCGTGACGTTCGTCTTCATAGTTCTTAGGTTGGAGATGTTTGCACCGACGCCGCATCTGAATCTCATCGCTGCACCAGACGGGTTTGGCCTGAACCCGCTCCTGCAAACGCCCCTCATGGTCATCCATCCCCCCATTGTGTTCGCGGCCTACGCGTTCAGCGGGATTCTGTTTGCTGCGAGCATCGCCGTTCTCGCATCGAATGACAAGAGATGGACGTTTGACGCCCTGACATTCGGTCGTGCGTCCTGGCTATTCATCACTCTCGGCATCATCATCGGCGCCATCTGGGCGTACACCGTCCTCGGCTGGGGCGGTTACTGGGGATGGGACCCGGTCGAGACAGCCAATCTGATCCCCTGGATCGCGTTGACGGCCTTCCTCCACGCGACTTTCATGAACCGGAGGAAGGGGTCCTACGGGAACTTGGCCCCCCTGCTGGGGATCGTGAGCTTCTCGCTCGTGCTGTTCACCACGTTCGAGACCAGAAGCGGCTATGTCGAGTCCGTCCACTCGTTTGCGGGCGGCGGTGGTCAGGTCCCAGTCAATCCTGCGGACAAACTCATATACGTCCTCGAAGCCTCGCCAGAGAGTGCCTATTTCCTCTCCGTGTTGCTCTTCGCGCTCCTGATCGGACTGATCTTCTACCTCTGGAGGTTCCTGCGGACGGAAAGAGGCCAGAAGGACTCCAGGTTCGTGGGCTACGCGTACATGCTCGTGTTTGCGGCGCTTCTCATCCCGATAGCACTGGATGTGGCGGGATTCCTGTCGGTCGTCTTTGATGTATCGAGGGCGCTCGGCCTCGGCAATCTGCTGCTCGGTCTCGGGATTCTGCTCTTCCTTCTCGTTGGCGGCCCGTTCATCTGGGTCGTCATGACCTCGGAGGGTGAGGTGGAGAGGGAGAAGAAGCCCATCTTCTCCGCGGACTCCTGGATGATGGTCACGGTTCTCGTTCTCTCCGTCTGGTTCGTGGCGACCTTCCTCCTCATGATGCAGGGCATAAACAGTCTGAGGCCAGAGAGCTTCGAGAGTCGTCTTCCCCTCGTCATTGTCCCGCTTGGCGCGATCCTCATACTTTGCCTGTCGTGGGGACACGTGAGCCCTGGATTCTCCTTCTACGTCGTGGGCCTGATAGTCGCCGCAACCGTCTTTGGGTTCGTCGTCTTCGCCAACCCATACTTCTTCGTCTACATCCCCATCTCCTTGGGCATTCTCGCGACCGCAGGATACAAGATAGTGAAGGTCTCGTCGAAGAAGGACACGAGTCGAAACGCGAAGCTCGCGGGCCTGTTCTTAATATTCGCATCCATCCTTGGGATGGTCATGTGGGGGTCGGGTCCATCCAGGATCTGGTTGGGTCCGGCAAGCTTTGAGACCAGCCTTCCCTTGCTGATCGGCGGGTTCATGGCCTCGGTCGTTCCGTTCATCGCGGGCATAAGCACTCTCAGAGGAGGGGACATTCGGCTTGCCATTGCTGGCGGGATTCTCGGAATCCTCTCGATCGGCTTCCTTGCGGGCACCGTCCTCTCAGCAATCGCCCTCGCACTGATTTTCATCGAGTCGAAGGGCTTCTCCAGATCTGCATCGTGGAGCAAGGCAGTAAGAAGGCCGCTTATGACGGCGGGCGCGCATCTCATCCACGTAGGAGCTGCGCTGCTAATCATAGGATATGCCACGAGCACGTTCCTTCCTTCGATGCATGGGGACGAAATCCTGCTTGCAGGCCAGACCTTGGAGATGCCCGAGGGATACGGGTTTGAGATAGTCGAATCGAGAGGATTCGACGCCGACCTCAATCAACGGTACGAGACCGTCGAGGTGATCCTTCGCCTCTCGGATTCGAGCGGCGAAATCGCCCCCGTGACCCTGACAATGGTTTGGCGGACAACTGACCCAACTGGCAGTGGCACATACACATCCGATGTATTCGTTCACTCTGAACATACTGTCGACGTCTACTTCATAGTGATCGGTTTCTTCACGATGAACGATGGGTGGATCAATGTGAACACCCAGAAGAACATCACCGAGAAGTTCTCAAGTTCGAGTGTGAGCGCCATCAGGATAGCCGTCGAGTTCGTTCCGCTCGTGGGACTCGTCTGGAGCGGGACCTGGATAATGGCAACGGGCATCGTGACAAGGGTCGGTTCTGACCGTTGGCCGACAAAAGACAGAAAAGTGACCGAAGAGGAACCTCCTCTGAGAGAGGACAGCGAATACGAGGATATGCTGGAAAGGGAGCTGCTGACGTTGGAGGATGGTTGA
- a CDS encoding UbiA family prenyltransferase: MSMVLSILFMNTISILLFVCVYVTTYAFYAIDSVVGIEVDKVSHPEGSQFLRKHRTVMCATILLAIVASISISVLVSLPIVLLVAIAPVIALLYSGLPMRHQTGRAFGIKRVPLLKDAFIAAGWAFLLPFTFLFLSVPMKPEHWLFAVPFFLKLFVMAIIYDFKDINSDRKSGVRTLPIMIGEGRTKTILHLLNSIATVSILVLVGLTAIPLLGLVFIPAFFYQGLNIHLLHRDAPDWVYYVLADLEQFFWLVFVVIWGLLPGSV; encoded by the coding sequence ATGAGCATGGTCCTCTCAATTCTCTTCATGAACACGATCTCCATCCTCTTGTTCGTCTGTGTCTACGTGACTACCTACGCATTCTATGCCATTGACAGCGTAGTGGGGATTGAAGTGGACAAAGTCTCGCATCCCGAAGGGAGCCAGTTCTTGCGCAAGCATCGCACGGTGATGTGTGCGACAATCCTGTTGGCCATCGTGGCTTCCATTTCTATCTCTGTACTGGTTTCTCTGCCTATCGTGTTATTGGTGGCGATAGCACCCGTGATTGCATTGCTGTATTCTGGTCTGCCTATGAGGCACCAGACGGGGAGGGCCTTTGGAATCAAGAGGGTTCCTCTCCTGAAAGATGCGTTCATCGCCGCAGGATGGGCATTCCTTCTGCCCTTCACCTTTCTATTCCTGAGTGTGCCCATGAAGCCTGAACATTGGCTCTTCGCCGTACCGTTTTTCTTGAAGCTCTTCGTTATGGCCATCATCTATGATTTCAAGGACATAAACTCGGATAGGAAATCAGGGGTCAGAACGCTTCCCATCATGATTGGAGAAGGTCGCACTAAGACAATCCTTCACCTTCTAAACTCCATTGCTACCGTGTCGATTCTTGTCCTGGTAGGTCTAACCGCGATTCCACTCCTAGGATTGGTATTCATCCCGGCGTTCTTCTATCAAGGCCTGAACATCCACTTGCTACACAGGGATGCTCCGGACTGGGTATACTATGTCTTGGCTGATCTGGAGCAGTTCTTCTGGCTGGTCTTCGTCGTAATATGGGGGTTGTTGCCTGGGTCTGTATAG
- a CDS encoding NAD-dependent epimerase/dehydratase family protein, translated as MRLAVTGASGFIGGRLMEELAGKNTEVVGICRSRYTKGNVLDRSYLREVLRDVDLVYHCAAVLGGGHKKKEYEVNTRGTENVIEIAVENRVKRLVHLSSLAVLGEYSDHQGDSEESPYATRWKDPYTPSKIEAEKIVLMRRKEIEAYIVRPGWVWGPGDEASRMMLEMISSGKFRFIGNGSNLTYFTYIDNLLSVLLRLGEVDDVVSGEVFNITDGYRLSLKEYVDTVCQVLGKEPVRKSVPVPIAEILAWFTDVLLRDPHATRQNVAIMSHDLHFSVEKAKTLLGYDPDTDLEVQIKETARHFKIL; from the coding sequence GTGAGGCTCGCTGTCACTGGAGCATCGGGATTCATTGGCGGCAGGCTGATGGAAGAGCTAGCGGGCAAGAATACAGAGGTAGTAGGGATATGCAGAAGCAGATACACCAAGGGAAACGTCCTGGACAGGAGCTATCTTCGTGAGGTCCTGAGAGATGTGGATTTGGTGTATCATTGCGCGGCTGTCTTGGGCGGTGGCCACAAGAAGAAGGAGTATGAGGTCAACACCAGGGGCACGGAAAACGTGATCGAGATTGCAGTTGAGAATCGGGTCAAGCGCTTGGTGCATCTTAGCTCTTTGGCGGTGCTCGGTGAGTACAGCGACCATCAGGGGGATTCTGAAGAGAGTCCCTACGCCACCCGATGGAAGGATCCCTACACCCCATCGAAAATCGAGGCAGAGAAGATCGTCCTAATGAGGAGGAAGGAGATTGAGGCGTACATAGTGAGGCCAGGATGGGTTTGGGGCCCAGGAGATGAAGCATCAAGAATGATGCTGGAGATGATTTCCAGTGGAAAGTTCCGGTTCATCGGGAATGGTAGCAATCTAACCTACTTCACCTACATAGACAATCTGTTATCTGTCCTCCTGAGACTGGGGGAGGTTGACGATGTAGTCTCAGGAGAAGTATTCAACATCACAGACGGTTACAGATTAAGCCTAAAGGAGTATGTCGATACAGTATGCCAGGTTCTGGGAAAAGAACCGGTCAGAAAGAGCGTCCCTGTTCCAATCGCCGAAATCCTTGCCTGGTTCACAGATGTTCTGTTGAGGGACCCGCACGCAACCCGACAGAACGTGGCGATAATGTCTCACGACCTGCATTTCTCAGTCGAAAAAGCAAAGACTCTTCTGGGATATGATCCAGACACAGATCTTGAGGTGCAAATCAAGGAGACTGCTCGACATTTCAAGATCCTTTAG
- a CDS encoding radical SAM protein, whose product MRKEEDQSANRTRSKAASSRELAPSLPSAPEMPSILVNPASDPFQFVRNGGKKMVNFTVTNFCEATCVYCSFHKQEKKKIVSFDEARMAIDYLAEVNTGVLSLTGGEPLLNPELPEIIEYARSKNLIVITGTNGRLLTRSLAERLHDAGLNAIWISYESNEREDFERNRGIPGLSQKIAQELKHLKEAGVNTFAIALINKSITDIPKFVETLLDLGFDKVKFDYPMNFELASTYKGWSDSPLLAYSGMEMEEVISDILKVKAQGRIKVINPLGGLLGAKDFYNGRVPEFPCFAGKYILYLDANLDIYRCPALSEKLGSVGDNIEFGCRDCNLCYYQGARDFGSFYYLLDTLELLRRGIWKGEAINGLRRLDRRFLRAFLDADDLRKSGVQ is encoded by the coding sequence ATGAGAAAGGAAGAAGACCAATCAGCAAACCGAACCCGCTCAAAGGCAGCTTCGTCAAGGGAACTAGCACCGTCACTTCCCTCTGCACCCGAAATGCCGAGCATCCTGGTGAATCCCGCCAGTGATCCTTTCCAGTTTGTGAGAAACGGAGGAAAGAAGATGGTGAATTTCACCGTCACCAACTTCTGCGAAGCAACCTGTGTCTATTGCTCATTTCACAAACAAGAGAAGAAAAAGATTGTCTCATTTGATGAGGCGAGAATGGCAATAGACTATCTTGCCGAGGTCAACACGGGGGTTCTGTCTCTGACTGGCGGGGAGCCGCTTCTCAATCCCGAGCTTCCAGAGATCATCGAGTATGCGAGGAGTAAGAACCTCATCGTGATCACTGGGACCAACGGTAGGCTCCTGACAAGATCCCTGGCAGAAAGACTACATGACGCTGGGCTGAATGCCATCTGGATATCCTACGAGAGCAACGAGAGAGAGGATTTCGAAAGGAACAGGGGCATCCCAGGGCTCAGTCAGAAGATTGCACAAGAGCTGAAACACCTCAAAGAGGCCGGAGTGAACACTTTCGCGATAGCCCTAATAAACAAGTCGATAACAGACATACCGAAGTTCGTCGAGACGCTTCTTGACCTCGGCTTCGACAAGGTCAAGTTCGATTATCCAATGAACTTCGAACTCGCTTCCACGTACAAAGGCTGGAGCGACTCACCGCTCCTAGCATACTCTGGGATGGAGATGGAAGAAGTAATCAGTGATATTCTGAAGGTCAAGGCCCAGGGGAGAATCAAGGTCATCAACCCCTTGGGAGGGCTTCTGGGTGCAAAGGACTTCTACAACGGAAGAGTGCCTGAATTCCCATGTTTCGCCGGGAAATACATTCTATACCTTGATGCTAACCTCGACATATACAGGTGTCCGGCGCTGAGTGAGAAATTGGGTTCGGTTGGAGACAATATAGAATTCGGCTGTAGGGACTGCAACTTGTGCTACTACCAGGGGGCCAGGGATTTCGGTTCGTTCTACTACTTGCTTGATACTCTCGAGCTCTTGCGTCGGGGAATCTGGAAAGGAGAAGCCATCAACGGGCTGCGACGGTTGGACCGAAGATTCCTGAGGGCCTTCTTGGATGCTGACGACCTACGGAAGAGTGGTGTACAATGA
- a CDS encoding radical SAM protein, which translates to MVFFAITSHCDLSCTTCRFPQIPVDERKHVDYDASRKAIDMLAENDVRLISLTGGEPLLHPRFLDICRHVDSRGLMISYIATNGLLLDDRIARELSGLNINIVGLSMDIMDENGVGRTRSYNVRKVVRRAKEVLDRHGIKCYAGVLPGRSPEDVSVLLDQCREMGFSKVIFSYPQCRMSSSYRAAAVSVDTDIDSHQMREVVHAIKEEKKATTKLGIFNTDVNLDEFLKVHGGKDSSYGCPAGERQFYLDWNLDLYRCFNDGMLFGNILDLGNLDFDCESCQKCTQQAFRDYASFYRAYDFLDGLRKGFISGDGKKLRVLLSDGDNYRAMRSLMEAYLGGFV; encoded by the coding sequence ATGGTCTTCTTTGCCATAACGAGCCACTGCGATCTCTCCTGCACTACCTGTCGATTCCCCCAGATACCAGTGGACGAAAGGAAACATGTGGATTATGACGCCTCGCGAAAGGCTATTGATATGCTAGCAGAGAACGATGTCAGATTGATATCCCTAACAGGCGGTGAGCCACTCCTGCACCCGAGATTCCTCGACATTTGCAGACATGTGGACAGCAGGGGGCTGATGATATCCTACATCGCCACCAACGGACTCCTCCTGGATGATAGGATTGCCAGAGAACTCTCGGGATTGAACATCAACATCGTAGGTCTTTCCATGGACATCATGGATGAAAACGGTGTTGGCAGGACGCGAAGCTACAACGTGAGAAAGGTGGTAAGAAGGGCTAAGGAGGTTCTTGATCGTCATGGCATCAAGTGCTATGCAGGTGTTCTACCTGGAAGGAGCCCCGAGGATGTGAGCGTGCTATTGGACCAGTGCAGGGAAATGGGATTCTCCAAGGTGATATTCTCGTACCCTCAGTGCAGAATGTCCTCCTCTTACAGGGCTGCTGCTGTGTCCGTGGACACCGACATCGACTCGCATCAGATGCGAGAAGTCGTCCATGCCATCAAAGAGGAGAAGAAGGCCACCACCAAACTTGGCATATTCAACACCGATGTGAATCTGGACGAGTTCCTGAAGGTTCACGGCGGGAAAGACTCGTCCTACGGTTGTCCAGCCGGAGAAAGGCAGTTCTACTTGGATTGGAACCTTGACCTTTACAGATGCTTCAATGACGGCATGTTGTTCGGGAACATTCTTGATCTGGGCAATCTTGACTTTGACTGCGAGAGTTGCCAGAAATGCACCCAACAGGCCTTCAGGGACTATGCTAGCTTCTACAGGGCCTACGATTTTCTGGATGGGCTTCGCAAAGGCTTCATTTCAGGCGACGGCAAGAAACTCAGAGTCCTTCTCTCGGACGGGGACAACTATCGGGCAATGCGCTCCCTCATGGAGGCCTACCTGGGGGGATTCGTCTGA
- a CDS encoding glycosyltransferase family 4 protein has translation MRILMLCSRFPPAPGGTETYVLELSKELMRKGHQVIVLTSDMYCDTPLIKQKHFKSVFDGMVKRFSSFTVPGEADFPVYPGIGLRALREEADVIHAHSYGCFNTLSPPIVGKIRGIRTVFTPHFHPDYSDWGGKKRMLLRRIYDRTLGCFSVNLVDDVVVLTKFEERLMRESGILRPGTRVHLVDSGV, from the coding sequence ATGAGAATCCTCATGCTGTGCTCGCGATTTCCTCCTGCACCAGGAGGGACCGAGACCTACGTTCTAGAGCTCAGCAAGGAATTGATGAGAAAGGGGCATCAGGTCATAGTCCTTACATCGGACATGTACTGCGATACGCCCCTGATAAAGCAGAAGCATTTCAAGAGCGTGTTCGACGGTATGGTCAAGAGATTCTCCTCATTCACAGTTCCCGGAGAGGCGGATTTCCCGGTGTATCCAGGCATCGGGCTTCGAGCTCTTCGTGAGGAGGCAGATGTCATACATGCCCACAGCTACGGATGCTTCAACACCTTGTCTCCACCGATTGTAGGTAAGATCCGCGGCATAAGGACCGTCTTCACCCCTCATTTCCATCCAGACTACAGTGATTGGGGGGGCAAGAAGAGGATGTTGCTCAGGAGGATATATGATAGGACCTTGGGATGCTTCTCGGTCAATCTTGTGGATGATGTCGTTGTTCTTACGAAGTTCGAGGAAAGGCTCATGCGAGAGAGTGGGATACTTCGGCCCGGTACAAGGGTTCATTTGGTGGATTCGGGTGTTG
- a CDS encoding FYVE zinc finger domain-containing protein: MEKVVCEICGKQFEMSEYEKKLRKCQWCGKTICFDCTHYMGSKKAGLSKDYIDVIRVCTECQPKVKEQAG, encoded by the coding sequence ATGGAAAAAGTAGTGTGCGAGATTTGCGGCAAGCAATTCGAGATGAGCGAGTACGAGAAGAAGCTCAGGAAGTGCCAGTGGTGCGGGAAGACCATCTGTTTTGACTGCACACACTATATGGGCTCGAAGAAGGCGGGTCTCTCCAAGGACTACATCGACGTGATACGCGTCTGCACGGAGTGCCAGCCTAAGGTCAAGGAACAGGCCGGCTGA
- a CDS encoding thioredoxin family protein: MLERFRLRRKKGDSRKAPSMKDWPSHIVTLSDRDLSDFIGKYPLSVVDFWAPWCAPCKVILPRLRLLSRKYAGSVAFGRLNIEKNEDTVERYRIKTIPNLVFFSYGRRILSVSGVKAMGDIARKIDGMLVEYKE, encoded by the coding sequence ATGCTCGAAAGGTTCAGATTGCGAAGAAAGAAAGGGGATTCGAGAAAGGCCCCATCAATGAAAGACTGGCCGAGTCACATCGTCACACTTAGTGACAGAGATCTCTCGGATTTCATTGGAAAATACCCGCTCTCGGTAGTGGACTTCTGGGCACCGTGGTGCGCTCCCTGCAAAGTCATCCTTCCAAGGCTTAGGCTTCTATCGAGGAAGTACGCGGGTAGCGTGGCATTTGGAAGGCTCAACATAGAGAAGAACGAAGATACTGTGGAGCGATATCGCATTAAGACCATTCCTAATCTCGTCTTCTTCAGTTATGGCAGAAGAATCCTCAGTGTTTCAGGCGTGAAAGCAATGGGAGATATCGCCAGGAAGATAGACGGAATGCTGGTCGAATACAAGGAGTGA
- a CDS encoding CBS domain-containing protein gives MLRIGEVMKTNIVTIDENGTIDEACTLMGEKHIGSLVVTRDGKPVGIFTERDFLSKVVCAGVDACKLKVSEYMSEPLITVNQRFTVREAARIMKDMKIKRLLVADGEEIVGIFTAADLVEVIAETPFDF, from the coding sequence ATGTTGCGAATCGGGGAGGTCATGAAGACGAACATCGTCACGATTGATGAGAATGGAACGATTGACGAGGCCTGCACGCTCATGGGGGAGAAACACATAGGAAGCCTTGTCGTCACTCGGGACGGGAAGCCGGTCGGGATATTCACGGAGAGGGATTTCCTGTCCAAGGTCGTGTGCGCGGGAGTCGATGCATGCAAATTGAAAGTGTCCGAGTATATGTCCGAACCGCTCATAACGGTGAACCAGCGATTCACCGTAAGGGAGGCGGCCAGGATAATGAAGGACATGAAGATAAAGCGACTTCTGGTCGCAGACGGAGAGGAGATCGTGGGCATCTTCACAGCCGCGGACCTTGTCGAAGTGATAGCTGAGACACCTTTCGATTTCTAG
- a CDS encoding pyridoxal phosphate-dependent aminotransferase, which yields MEPFLYSHQNRDKIIWMSQNTNTLSTTPAIQEALNEAVRKREYALYPYKNGLFGLPEALKEDVGAPHYDVLMANGGIEALYVITRALLRRGDEVVASDPSFLPIHHQVSLCNAKTIEMPIYSDPWKMTPERVNEAITKKTKMILLIDPINPLGTAYTGDEVRAISEIAQDNDLYLLDDITYRDFSDDHHVTSDYYPEKSILVYSFSKNCGMAGMRIGAALAEPELMKSFVKYNVNPLSVNILAQRAALAALQTKDQWISGIVHICRRNQATIKEAVERIPGVFLPVYPSYTNMFIIDIGNTGADPEKVQEKLLLEHGIFLRAGNYVSKRFGNRFVRASFSLPEEECQKFARAFPQVMAELSG from the coding sequence ATGGAACCATTCCTCTATTCCCACCAGAACAGGGACAAGATTATTTGGATGAGTCAGAACACGAACACCCTCTCCACGACCCCGGCGATACAAGAGGCCCTCAACGAGGCGGTCCGGAAAAGGGAATACGCCCTGTACCCCTACAAGAACGGTCTCTTTGGGCTTCCAGAGGCTCTGAAGGAGGACGTGGGCGCCCCCCATTACGACGTTCTCATGGCCAACGGCGGAATCGAGGCCCTCTACGTCATAACGAGAGCGCTTCTCAGGCGAGGAGACGAGGTCGTCGCGTCGGACCCGAGCTTCCTGCCCATCCATCATCAGGTCAGCCTCTGCAACGCCAAGACGATCGAGATGCCGATATACTCCGATCCGTGGAAGATGACCCCTGAGCGGGTGAACGAGGCAATTACCAAGAAGACAAAGATGATCCTGCTCATAGATCCGATCAACCCCCTGGGGACGGCGTACACGGGCGACGAGGTGAGAGCGATCTCGGAGATAGCGCAGGACAACGACCTGTACCTCCTGGACGACATCACGTACCGAGACTTCTCGGACGACCATCACGTGACGTCGGACTACTACCCGGAGAAGTCGATACTGGTGTACAGCTTCTCGAAGAATTGCGGCATGGCGGGAATGAGGATTGGGGCTGCCCTGGCTGAGCCCGAGCTGATGAAGTCCTTTGTGAAGTACAACGTCAACCCGCTTTCCGTCAACATCCTGGCACAGAGGGCGGCCCTTGCCGCTCTCCAGACGAAGGACCAGTGGATATCGGGCATCGTCCACATCTGCAGGAGGAACCAGGCGACGATCAAAGAGGCTGTGGAAAGGATTCCCGGGGTATTCCTTCCAGTCTACCCGTCATACACGAACATGTTCATAATCGACATCGGCAACACTGGCGCGGACCCGGAGAAGGTCCAGGAGAAGCTCCTGCTCGAGCATGGCATCTTCTTGAGGGCCGGCAACTACGTGAGCAAGCGGTTCGGTAATAGGTTCGTCAGGGCCTCGTTCTCCCTTCCCGAGGAGGAGTGTCAGAAGTTCGCTCGCGCATTCCCGCAGGTCATGGCCGAGCTCTCGGGCTAG